A genome region from Sphingobium sp. CR2-8 includes the following:
- a CDS encoding LLM class flavin-dependent oxidoreductase: MTAALSPCEVAWFSALCDDDYEFLGVPDPKLQSSWAHCRDIVLAAESGGFDNILLPSGYALGIDTTAFAAAIATLTQRIRLLMAVRVGESWPPQLARQIATINQIAGGRLAINIISSDLPGDTLASAPRYARTVEAMHILRTLLNGQPLDHQGDFWTLKLDPPRIAQGGTAPALYFGGLSEAAREAAAEGADVYLMWPDTMPAVRDIIADMRARAAKRGRTLRFGYRVHVVVRETEGEARAAASRLLSRLDDAEGAAIRARSLDSQSAGVRRQAELREAAGNEGYVEDNLWTGIGRARSGCGAAIVGDPDQVRAKLNAYRAEGIDAFILSGYPHAAEADLFARHVLPHLDHAPLTL; this comes from the coding sequence ATGACCGCCGCCCTCAGTCCCTGCGAAGTCGCCTGGTTCTCGGCGCTGTGCGACGATGATTATGAATTTCTGGGCGTCCCCGACCCGAAGCTGCAATCCAGCTGGGCGCATTGCCGCGACATCGTGCTGGCGGCCGAAAGCGGCGGCTTCGACAACATCCTGCTGCCCTCGGGCTATGCGCTGGGCATCGACACCACCGCCTTCGCCGCCGCCATCGCCACGCTGACGCAGCGGATCAGGCTGCTGATGGCGGTGCGCGTGGGCGAAAGCTGGCCGCCGCAACTGGCGCGCCAGATCGCGACGATCAACCAGATCGCGGGCGGCCGCCTTGCCATCAACATCATCTCCAGCGACCTGCCCGGCGACACGCTGGCCAGCGCCCCACGCTACGCCCGCACGGTCGAGGCGATGCACATCCTGCGCACCTTGCTGAACGGCCAGCCGCTCGACCATCAGGGCGACTTCTGGACTCTGAAACTCGACCCGCCCCGCATCGCCCAGGGCGGCACCGCCCCGGCGCTCTATTTCGGCGGCCTGTCGGAAGCGGCGCGCGAAGCGGCGGCCGAAGGGGCGGACGTCTATCTGATGTGGCCCGACACGATGCCCGCGGTGCGCGACATCATCGCCGACATGCGCGCCCGCGCGGCCAAACGCGGCCGCACGCTGCGCTTTGGCTATCGCGTCCATGTCGTCGTGCGCGAGACGGAAGGTGAAGCCCGCGCCGCCGCGTCCCGCCTCCTCTCCCGCCTCGACGATGCCGAAGGCGCGGCGATCCGCGCCCGTTCGCTCGACTCGCAATCGGCGGGCGTCCGCCGCCAGGCCGAACTGCGCGAAGCGGCAGGCAATGAAGGCTATGTCGAGGATAATCTGTGGACCGGCATCGGCCGCGCCCGCTCCGGCTGCGGCGCGGCGATCGTCGGCGACCCCGATCAGGTCCGCGCCAAGCTGAACGCCTATCGCGCCGAAGGGATCGACGCCTTCATCCTGTCGGGCTACCCCCATGCCGCCGAAGCCGACCTCTTCGCCCGCCACGTCCTGCCCCATCTGGATCACGCGCCACTAACGCTTTGA